In Corallococcus caeni, the DNA window GTGCGGCCCGGGGACTCGCGGCCGCTGGTGGCGCTGGAGCTGGACGCGGGGACGCGGGACGCGCTTTCGCGCTGGGCGCGCGCCATCACGGGGCGGCGCGTGGGGCTGGCGCTCAGCGGCGGCGGCGTGTGGGGCTTCTACCACGTGCACCTCCTGCGACGGCTGGCCGCGCTGGACGTGCCGGTGGACCTGCTCAGCGGCGCGAGCATGGGCTCGCTGGTGGGCGCGTACTACTGCGGCACCGCGCGCGACGGCCGCGAGGGACTGGACGGCCTGCGCCGGCTCCAGCACCGCGCCCGCGGCGGGCACCTGTCCGCCGCGGCGCTGTCCTCCGTGGTGACGACGCAGGCCATGGAGTGGCTGGTGCGCGGCGACCTGGGGGAGCTGGCGCTGGAGGAGCTGCCCATGGGCTTCCTGCCGGTGACGACGGACCTGACCACGGGCCGCTGCGTGGTGCTGGAGAAGGGGCCGCTGGCGCTGGCGGTGCGCGCCAGTGGCTCCGCGCCGGGCGTCTGGGCGCCCACGCTCCAGCCGCCCGCGCGCTACGTGGACGGGGCCTTCACCAGCATGGTGCCGGTGGACGTGCTGCTCAACGCGGGCGCGGACCTCGTCTTCTCCAGCAACATCTTCCCCGCGGGCCACCACCACGCCGCGCGGCCGCTCTTGCCCGGGGCGGTGGGGCTGTTCCTCTCCGCGCTCAACCCGGTGGCGAGAGCGAAGGACCTGCTGGCCAGCGGCGTGCTGCTGCTGCACCGCAGCGGCGACCTGGAGTCCGCGCGAGGGGACCTGCGCTACGACGTGGGCACGCGCGACCATCCGCTGCTGGGGTCCATGCGCTTCACGCAGGTGGACGAGGTGCTGGACGAGGCCGCGCGCGACATGGGCCTGGAGCAGAAGCTGCTGGAGTTCAAGCAGGCGTGGGAGTCGCTGCGCGTGCGCAGGACCCCGTCCGGCGGCAGGAGGGCCGCGTGATTCCGGTCCGCATCCTCGGCACAGCAAGCGTGCTGCCCGGCCCCCCCGTGACGACCGCGGAGGTCTGCGCGCGCGTGGGCCGCGACGCGGCGGAGGTGGAGAAGAAGACGGGCATCCGCGCGCGGCACTTCGCTCCGGCGGGGACGCGCGCGGCGGACCTGGGGGCCCGGGCGCTGCGGGAGGCGCTGGAGGCGGCGGGGCTTCCGGCGACGGCGCTCAAGCGCATCCTCTTCGTGTCGTCCATGGGCGGGGACGTCACCACGCCGGCCAACGGCAGCCGGGTGGCGGCGGCGCTGGGGCTGTCCGGCACGTGCGACGCCATGGACGTGGGCAACGCGTGCATGGGGTTCCTGAGCGCGTTCGACCTGGCGGCGCGCTCGGTGGCGACGGGGCTGGGGCCGGTGGGCGTGGTGTCCGTGGAGCTGCTGTCGCGCACCACGCGGCCGGAGGACCCGCGTCCCTACCTGGTGCTGGGCGACGCGGCGGCGGCGGTGGTGCTGGGCGAGGCGCGGCCCGGTGAAGGGGTGCTGGGGGCGGCGTTCGGCAACGACGGCACGCTGCCGCCGGACGTCGTCCTGGAGAACCCGCACCAGACGGGCCAGCGCGAGGGCATGCGCTTCCTCACGCCGTCGCGCGACATGACCCGCGTGGCGCTGGGGGCGCTGACGCGCGCGGCGTCGGCCGTGCTCCAGGGCGCGGGGCTGACGGTGGCGGACGTGGACTGGGTGCTCACGCACCAGCCGAACGGGAGCATGTTCGCGGCCATCCTCCAGGCGCTGGAGGTCCCCGCGCAGAAGAGCGTCACGGTGGTGGACACGGTGGGCAGCGTGGGCTCCGCGTCGCTGGGCACGGGGTTGGACCGGCTGTGGCGCACGCGGCCGGTGAAGCCGGGGGACCGGGTGTTGATGGTGGGCGTGGGCGCGGGCGTGGCGCACGGCGCGGTGCTCTACCGGGTGGGCGGGTGACGCTGACGGCGGTGGCGGCGAAGGCCGCGTGGCTGACGACGTTCCGCCT includes these proteins:
- a CDS encoding 3-oxoacyl-ACP synthase III family protein, producing MIPVRILGTASVLPGPPVTTAEVCARVGRDAAEVEKKTGIRARHFAPAGTRAADLGARALREALEAAGLPATALKRILFVSSMGGDVTTPANGSRVAAALGLSGTCDAMDVGNACMGFLSAFDLAARSVATGLGPVGVVSVELLSRTTRPEDPRPYLVLGDAAAAVVLGEARPGEGVLGAAFGNDGTLPPDVVLENPHQTGQREGMRFLTPSRDMTRVALGALTRAASAVLQGAGLTVADVDWVLTHQPNGSMFAAILQALEVPAQKSVTVVDTVGSVGSASLGTGLDRLWRTRPVKPGDRVLMVGVGAGVAHGAVLYRVGG
- a CDS encoding cyclic nucleotide-binding and patatin-like phospholipase domain-containing protein, which translates into the protein MPSPLTVDERRRWLYTLKQAPALRHTRASVLLRLLERARPVEPLPGEGICREGEPVDGIYLLRSGEWRVTAGGAVLLHLRSGMSLGVEALARGTWPVTVTAESASSHALFLPRAALEAVAGTPRHVGIAPRVDVVTFRTQGLELPPAVLSTLVELVAKVMVHDFGDRVLLVRAGTKRAEGTVRGADGVFRRTVGPRSPLLEEGEDFDCVLVEGVPVPEGLTPRQVVLLPPGGEADGAGTPGAPVLPTVLLSPWRPQASPTLRGRSLPDEDGWDEEAPPPGCRLRLDWERLVVRPGDSRPLVALELDAGTRDALSRWARAITGRRVGLALSGGGVWGFYHVHLLRRLAALDVPVDLLSGASMGSLVGAYYCGTARDGREGLDGLRRLQHRARGGHLSAAALSSVVTTQAMEWLVRGDLGELALEELPMGFLPVTTDLTTGRCVVLEKGPLALAVRASGSAPGVWAPTLQPPARYVDGAFTSMVPVDVLLNAGADLVFSSNIFPAGHHHAARPLLPGAVGLFLSALNPVARAKDLLASGVLLLHRSGDLESARGDLRYDVGTRDHPLLGSMRFTQVDEVLDEAARDMGLEQKLLEFKQAWESLRVRRTPSGGRRAA